A region of Paraburkholderia largidicola DNA encodes the following proteins:
- a CDS encoding DUF523 domain-containing protein, translating to MKRILVSACLAGLPVRYDGSAKSLAGALMQTWRDEGRLVVVCPEVAAGFSTPRRPAEIQLRRNGRDVLDGTARIRDNAGADVTALFVDGARHALQQALAHGCRYALLADGSPSCGSSFIHDGTFWGVAHDASGVTAALLERHGIRVFAPDGIDELAALIDRDR from the coding sequence ATGAAAAGGATACTCGTTAGCGCGTGCCTCGCCGGTTTACCGGTGCGATACGACGGTTCCGCGAAGTCGCTCGCGGGCGCGCTGATGCAGACGTGGCGCGATGAAGGGCGGCTCGTCGTCGTGTGTCCGGAAGTGGCAGCGGGCTTCAGCACGCCGCGCCGTCCCGCCGAAATCCAGTTGCGCCGCAACGGACGCGACGTGCTCGACGGCACGGCCCGCATCCGCGATAACGCCGGCGCTGATGTCACCGCGCTTTTCGTCGACGGCGCGCGTCACGCGCTCCAGCAGGCGCTCGCGCACGGTTGCCGCTATGCGCTGCTCGCCGACGGCAGTCCGTCGTGTGGCAGCAGTTTCATCCATGACGGTACGTTTTGGGGCGTCGCACACGACGCATCCGGCGTGACAGCCGCCTTGCTCGAACGGCACGGCATACGCGTGTTCGCGCCTGACGGGATCGATGAGCTTGCGGCATTGATCGATCGTGATCGATAA
- a CDS encoding tetratricopeptide repeat protein: MNDKTNDKRPRIVPTWLVYTLTGVVLATMYGVSPRGGLRQRVASVGAPSELSVAYLEAWSKVRPDNEEFLSLLGAQYLYLGRTDDAERIATRMEALGTDDMMRSAMMLHLSVTEQRTFAIPEEDPRRAPALEELRARLTQAAKLPWAPKDLEWLAQRSAAVGMPDLAARLYARLSANDPDGRTKWDTQITRYALQVGDYHAAADAWFRQEAVAQTRDEQRRCFVAGVRTLQSGNLLDDALTAADAHLGKLADDPATLIVMLNLARAANRPDAVDRYAKLLAKYALAEPTSPLAEHVRSVAQAGYAYMDGPVAYRHGGSLVSLRAAMREAAAQEQGEVRVIRVATQAAPVAPAASAPQAASSVNGVDASAIRSDPSVANVVFQAFVESGDLASAQKVAAQQVQRDPRSVEWVKRLAQVAEWNRDPSLALKSWLDYAQLSNDQVGWQNVLRIAPMLDDDEAYLTALVHEARAKPNDLKLIDNVTATYERLGRPDDGLAFLRSLPRTTNADAIDQRIGQLAERAGHDDQALATYRAVQARHPNDANAALRTASVLYRQGDYRASLAALKTARAGAKDSDEDFWRNYAELARLLQRDDDANEAYFHLIASGAATPEDLGDMTYFYDPYPIDAGRVAELRYRRDHTVRALQDAIFYYTDAQAMDRIATLLASLTPDERKAAEASPALLGVRAEYYRLINEPQKALADLKRAVDLPGASSDLRAAYLWTLVDYGSDGDLREALKRWRGSADQSSALWEPYAAAEMRLNRPVAALEYLRRQSAMMSRDPLWLLTYADAQEQAGHDGLAWSIRKKVWLQMQQDEAQLVKLHGAQRAAMRGRTAQDAETLEDLRGRRVTLSADYATGDTSAALLDSLMSARPASADNSIARRSMIGTAKGLPGGAPLDGAGLPENARVRGAVAKEVAVAWALSKESNPLAKRWLAQQYAERLSRPADAQLTIALAENNIPEMERLLAVERSRLPVNDRIDATIAVDRPDRAQQLAFNALDGAPEDTDLHTRVTETTLDWPQSIDADVVNHIEHPLDYVETTLAASRKIAERYLVGVTAVQHFQHSTDITQLVNVPSVDRWLDIYGERQTRDTSFRITGGRRVGSAAFYTLDLAGEVGRNSPLTLGVRAGRNQVADENQTLLVGGMKDNVIGDLTYRMTERITLTGSVEADRFYSQARNYIGSGVLSTAEVTYRIRTTYPDYTLRALITHGGYGASGQADALMTRLLPTALQPASPQDFMPDTYTQYGFYFGFGNDLLEQYTHAWRPFFDVGIVHDSIQGWGPDVSIGIAGAVLGGDHLAVFLQHQRVSKIGTPVTLLGARYKWFY, from the coding sequence GTGAACGATAAAACGAACGACAAACGTCCCCGTATCGTTCCGACGTGGCTCGTCTACACGCTCACGGGCGTGGTGCTCGCGACCATGTACGGCGTGTCGCCGCGCGGCGGCTTGCGTCAGCGTGTCGCCTCCGTCGGCGCGCCGAGCGAGTTGAGCGTCGCGTATCTGGAAGCGTGGTCGAAGGTGCGGCCCGACAACGAAGAATTCCTGTCGTTGCTGGGCGCCCAGTATCTATATCTGGGACGCACCGACGACGCCGAACGTATTGCCACGCGCATGGAAGCGCTCGGCACCGATGACATGATGCGCAGCGCGATGATGCTGCATCTGTCGGTGACGGAGCAGCGCACCTTCGCGATTCCCGAAGAAGACCCGCGCCGCGCGCCCGCGCTCGAAGAGCTGCGCGCGCGCCTGACGCAGGCCGCGAAGCTGCCGTGGGCGCCGAAGGATCTGGAGTGGCTCGCGCAGCGTTCGGCCGCCGTCGGCATGCCCGATCTCGCGGCGCGTCTGTACGCGCGTCTGTCGGCCAACGATCCCGACGGGCGCACGAAGTGGGACACGCAGATCACGCGCTACGCGCTGCAGGTCGGCGACTATCACGCAGCCGCCGACGCATGGTTCCGTCAGGAAGCCGTGGCGCAGACGCGCGACGAGCAGCGCCGTTGCTTCGTCGCGGGCGTGCGCACGCTGCAGTCGGGCAATCTGCTCGACGACGCGCTGACGGCCGCCGACGCGCATCTCGGCAAGCTCGCCGACGATCCCGCCACGCTCATCGTGATGCTCAATCTCGCGCGCGCGGCCAATCGTCCGGACGCTGTGGACCGCTATGCGAAGCTGCTGGCGAAGTACGCGCTCGCCGAGCCGACGTCGCCGCTCGCCGAGCATGTGCGCAGCGTGGCGCAAGCGGGTTATGCGTATATGGATGGTCCCGTCGCGTACCGGCATGGCGGCTCGCTCGTCAGCCTGCGCGCCGCGATGCGTGAGGCAGCCGCGCAAGAGCAGGGCGAAGTGCGGGTGATCCGCGTCGCCACGCAAGCAGCGCCGGTCGCACCAGCAGCGTCAGCGCCGCAAGCCGCCAGCAGTGTGAACGGCGTCGACGCCTCCGCAATCCGTTCGGACCCGAGCGTCGCGAACGTCGTATTCCAGGCCTTCGTCGAATCGGGCGATCTGGCGAGCGCGCAGAAAGTCGCCGCGCAGCAGGTGCAGCGCGATCCGCGTTCGGTGGAATGGGTCAAGCGTCTCGCGCAGGTCGCCGAATGGAATCGCGATCCGTCGCTCGCGCTGAAGTCGTGGCTCGACTACGCGCAACTGTCGAACGATCAGGTCGGCTGGCAGAACGTGCTGCGCATCGCGCCCATGCTCGATGACGACGAAGCCTATCTGACGGCGCTCGTGCACGAGGCGCGCGCCAAGCCGAACGACCTGAAGCTGATCGACAACGTGACGGCAACGTACGAACGTCTCGGCCGTCCCGACGATGGCCTTGCATTCCTGCGCTCGCTGCCGCGCACAACAAATGCCGATGCGATCGATCAACGCATCGGCCAGCTTGCCGAGCGCGCGGGTCACGACGATCAGGCGCTCGCGACCTATCGCGCGGTGCAGGCGCGTCATCCGAACGACGCGAATGCGGCGCTGCGCACGGCCAGCGTGTTGTACCGGCAGGGCGACTATCGTGCGTCGCTGGCTGCGCTGAAAACGGCGCGCGCGGGCGCGAAAGACAGCGACGAGGACTTCTGGCGCAACTACGCGGAACTCGCGCGTCTGCTGCAACGGGACGACGACGCGAACGAAGCGTATTTCCATCTGATCGCGAGCGGCGCGGCGACGCCCGAAGACCTCGGCGACATGACGTACTTCTACGATCCGTATCCGATCGATGCGGGCCGTGTCGCCGAATTGCGCTATCGCCGCGATCACACGGTGCGCGCGTTGCAGGACGCAATCTTCTACTACACCGACGCGCAGGCGATGGACCGCATCGCGACGCTGCTCGCGAGCCTGACGCCCGACGAGCGCAAGGCAGCGGAAGCCTCGCCCGCGCTGCTCGGCGTGCGCGCTGAATACTATCGCCTGATCAACGAGCCGCAGAAGGCGCTCGCCGATCTGAAGCGCGCCGTCGATCTGCCGGGCGCGAGCTCCGATCTGCGCGCGGCGTACCTGTGGACGCTGGTCGACTACGGCAGCGACGGCGATCTGCGCGAAGCGCTCAAGCGCTGGCGCGGCAGTGCCGATCAAAGCTCGGCCTTGTGGGAGCCCTACGCAGCCGCCGAAATGCGCCTGAACCGGCCGGTCGCCGCGCTCGAATATCTGCGCCGCCAGTCGGCGATGATGTCGCGCGATCCGCTGTGGCTGCTCACCTATGCCGACGCGCAGGAGCAGGCGGGTCACGACGGTCTCGCGTGGTCGATCCGCAAGAAGGTGTGGCTGCAGATGCAGCAGGACGAAGCGCAGCTCGTGAAACTGCACGGCGCGCAGCGCGCGGCCATGCGCGGCCGCACCGCGCAGGACGCCGAGACGCTCGAAGACCTGCGCGGCCGGCGCGTGACGCTCTCGGCCGACTACGCAACGGGCGATACGTCCGCTGCGCTGCTCGACAGCCTGATGTCGGCGCGGCCCGCATCGGCTGACAATTCGATCGCGCGCCGCTCGATGATCGGCACGGCGAAGGGCTTGCCGGGCGGCGCGCCGCTGGACGGCGCCGGCCTGCCCGAGAACGCGCGCGTGCGTGGTGCCGTTGCGAAGGAAGTGGCCGTGGCGTGGGCGTTGTCGAAGGAAAGCAATCCGCTGGCGAAACGCTGGCTCGCGCAGCAATACGCGGAGCGCCTGTCGCGTCCCGCCGATGCGCAGCTGACCATCGCGCTCGCCGAGAACAATATCCCCGAGATGGAGCGCCTGCTCGCGGTGGAGCGCTCGCGACTGCCCGTCAACGACCGCATCGACGCGACGATCGCCGTCGACCGTCCGGACCGCGCGCAGCAACTCGCGTTCAACGCGCTCGACGGCGCGCCGGAAGATACCGACCTGCATACGCGCGTGACGGAAACGACGCTCGACTGGCCGCAATCGATCGACGCCGATGTCGTCAATCACATCGAGCATCCGCTCGATTACGTCGAGACGACGCTCGCCGCCAGCCGCAAGATTGCCGAGCGCTATCTGGTCGGCGTGACGGCCGTGCAGCACTTCCAGCATTCGACCGACATCACGCAACTGGTCAACGTGCCGTCCGTCGACCGCTGGCTCGACATCTACGGCGAGCGGCAAACGCGCGACACGTCGTTCAGGATCACAGGCGGCCGGCGCGTCGGTTCGGCCGCGTTCTACACGCTCGATCTCGCGGGCGAAGTGGGGCGCAACTCGCCGCTCACGCTCGGCGTGCGCGCGGGCCGCAACCAGGTCGCGGATGAAAACCAGACACTGCTGGTCGGCGGCATGAAGGACAACGTGATCGGCGATCTGACGTATCGGATGACCGAACGCATCACGCTCACGGGCAGCGTCGAAGCGGACCGCTTCTACAGCCAGGCGCGCAACTACATCGGCAGCGGCGTGCTGTCGACAGCGGAAGTGACCTACCGCATCCGCACGACTTACCCGGACTACACGTTGCGCGCGCTGATCACGCACGGCGGCTACGGCGCAAGCGGCCAGGCCGACGCGCTGATGACGCGCCTGTTGCCGACGGCCTTGCAGCCTGCGTCGCCGCAGGACTTCATGCCGGACACGTACACGCAATACGGCTTCTACTTCGGCTTCGGCAACGATCTGCTCGAGCAGTACACGCATGCATGGCGTCCGTTCTTCGACGTGGGCATCGTGCACGACTCGATTCAGGGCTGGGGACCGGACGTGAGTATCGGCATTGCCGGCGCGGTGCTGGGCGGCGATCACCTGGCGGTGTTCCTTCAGCATCAGCGCGTGTCGAAGATCGGCACGCCCGTCACGTTGCTGGGCGCGCGGTACAAATGGTTCTACTGA
- a CDS encoding DUF1328 family protein, which translates to MLRYAAIFFVIAIIAAIFGFGGIAAGAAEIAKVLFFIFIVIFLVTLLMGVIRR; encoded by the coding sequence ATGCTTCGATACGCTGCCATCTTTTTCGTCATCGCCATTATCGCGGCAATCTTCGGGTTTGGCGGCATTGCCGCTGGCGCGGCCGAAATAGCGAAGGTGCTGTTCTTTATCTTTATCGTGATCTTTCTCGTCACGCTGCTCATGGGCGTGATCAGACGCTGA
- a CDS encoding TetR/AcrR family transcriptional regulator, producing MPTTHTSRRQPKQARAEFALDSILEAAARTLESHGKAGLTTQRVADTAGFSIGAIYQYFPNKDGLIEALARRELERLTAMMKEALTQPAPFGTGLNARRMMRATAAFIGDRPRLYSILRAEWADAAPDTAIGQGMLRYFELIAGTLNRENPDLGKRIKRDEARFVLFRAISGVLLATALERPHYFGTDAFEDEMVRLILGFLNYDLSPDIPRLAPEDDSFTSA from the coding sequence TTGCCCACGACTCACACGTCGCGTCGGCAGCCCAAGCAGGCGCGCGCCGAATTCGCGCTCGACAGCATTCTCGAAGCGGCCGCACGCACGCTCGAATCCCATGGCAAGGCAGGGCTGACGACACAGCGCGTCGCCGATACGGCAGGCTTCAGCATCGGTGCGATCTATCAGTACTTTCCGAACAAGGACGGGTTGATCGAAGCACTCGCGCGGCGCGAACTCGAACGCCTCACGGCGATGATGAAAGAAGCGCTCACGCAGCCCGCGCCATTCGGCACGGGCCTGAACGCGCGCCGCATGATGCGCGCGACGGCGGCCTTCATCGGCGACCGTCCGCGGCTTTACAGCATCCTGCGCGCCGAATGGGCGGACGCCGCGCCCGACACGGCGATCGGGCAGGGCATGCTGCGCTACTTCGAACTGATCGCGGGGACGCTGAACCGTGAGAACCCGGATCTGGGCAAGCGCATCAAGCGCGACGAAGCGCGCTTCGTGCTGTTTCGCGCGATCTCCGGCGTCCTGCTCGCGACAGCGCTGGAGCGGCCGCATTACTTCGGCACCGATGCGTTCGAAGACGAAATGGTCCGCCTGATTCTCGGCTTCCTGAATTACGACCTCAGTCCGGACATTCCGCGACTGGCCCCGGAGGATGACAGTTTTACAAGCGCGTGA
- a CDS encoding sugar ABC transporter, whose protein sequence is MPVGIQTIFEARPALDGVMQGDKPQRHRTMMAQPRALVRALTHARMVALMATAALALHGVAAHAQTSASTQLHAQASGGTQTPHVNLAFFYGSRVPVGELQAFDAVVIDPASGFDPAAHPLRHTVWLARTQADAAQGTPDAFVAAQIEPLWQRGFRGFLLDTPTAIAAVDAIRAAHPDAKIVIGGDAALQAASPHAKALYAVVGPSLVRDAASGNVAAGERDARSAAAQQFTQATGVPVVTIETCPADDRACARATAAQVLATGLTPYVTNASLNAVGIGAIEVLPRKVLIVQDSDEDLPLDETPGVRDLATPLNYLGYDVEYANVHEPLPEGITPDRYAGVVAWLQGDETPNSGAWRAWVDARFAAHVPMVFLGQFGFDAAEDEGRALDLQAVAGPFADKIEVVTRDPMVGFEVDPKLGTRDLTGVQVGSASKSLLRVKSGEATLDQIAITPWGGFAMSPYTVVSLNGIGQERWAIQPIEFLRQALRLQPMPSPSVTTENGRRLFMSHVDGDGFASRAEFPGADYSGEALFQQIFTRYKVPMTLSVIEGEVGPKGLYPQISPRLEEIARKMFALPYVAIGTHTYSHPFEWENVDAKTGERIDRGGGDTAFSLNIPNYTFNIDREVTGSIDYINSRLAPPGKKTTILQWPGNCEPPAIVVRKVYAAGVDNVNGGDTVITKSANSWTNIAPIGVLKGPGAYQVYAPNQDENVYTNDWLGPFYGFTRVLETFDMTDKPLRFKPIDIYYHMYSGTKVASLRALDQIFSAVLKQPVLPVHMTDYAHKVLDWRSFAVARTVQSEASNARSSDWIVRGNGEVRELHWPLTTSPDLRASRGVTGYAAGPDGTYIHITDGAARVSFDAAGALPKADALPYIAEANGFVRDFKRDGKNLSFEFGSYYQPFVKLANAQSCTASVAGRAVPLQRDGAYARFDTPALNALEVHYQPVEIRCER, encoded by the coding sequence ATGCCAGTGGGGATTCAAACGATATTCGAAGCGCGACCGGCGCTCGACGGGGTAATGCAAGGCGATAAGCCGCAAAGACACAGAACGATGATGGCGCAACCGCGCGCGCTCGTTCGTGCGCTGACGCACGCCCGCATGGTTGCGCTCATGGCGACGGCAGCGCTCGCGCTGCACGGCGTCGCCGCGCACGCACAGACTTCCGCGTCCACTCAGTTGCACGCGCAAGCATCGGGCGGCACACAGACGCCGCACGTCAATCTCGCATTCTTCTATGGCTCGCGCGTGCCCGTCGGCGAGTTGCAGGCATTCGATGCCGTCGTGATCGATCCCGCCAGCGGCTTCGATCCTGCCGCGCATCCGTTGCGTCATACGGTATGGCTCGCCCGCACGCAGGCCGATGCCGCGCAAGGCACGCCCGACGCATTCGTTGCTGCACAGATCGAACCGCTCTGGCAGCGCGGCTTTCGCGGCTTCCTGCTCGACACGCCGACGGCCATTGCAGCTGTCGATGCAATCCGCGCCGCGCATCCCGACGCAAAGATCGTGATCGGCGGCGACGCGGCGTTGCAGGCAGCGTCGCCGCATGCGAAAGCGCTGTATGCGGTGGTCGGCCCGTCGCTCGTGCGCGACGCAGCGAGCGGCAATGTCGCGGCAGGCGAGCGCGACGCGCGCAGCGCCGCCGCGCAACAGTTCACCCAAGCGACGGGCGTGCCCGTCGTAACGATCGAAACCTGTCCCGCCGACGACCGCGCCTGTGCGCGCGCGACGGCTGCTCAGGTGCTCGCCACGGGCCTCACGCCGTATGTGACGAACGCGTCGCTGAACGCGGTCGGCATCGGCGCGATCGAAGTGCTGCCGCGCAAGGTACTGATTGTGCAGGACAGCGACGAAGACCTGCCGCTCGACGAAACACCCGGCGTGCGCGATCTCGCAACGCCGCTCAACTATCTCGGCTACGACGTCGAGTACGCGAATGTCCACGAGCCGTTGCCCGAGGGCATCACGCCGGACCGCTATGCGGGCGTGGTCGCGTGGCTGCAGGGCGACGAGACGCCGAACAGCGGCGCCTGGCGCGCGTGGGTCGATGCGCGCTTCGCCGCGCACGTGCCGATGGTGTTTCTCGGCCAGTTCGGTTTCGACGCCGCGGAAGACGAAGGGCGCGCGCTCGATCTGCAAGCCGTGGCGGGGCCGTTCGCGGACAAGATCGAAGTCGTCACACGCGATCCGATGGTCGGCTTCGAAGTCGATCCGAAGCTCGGCACGCGCGATCTGACGGGCGTGCAGGTCGGCAGCGCGAGCAAGTCGTTGCTGCGCGTGAAGAGCGGCGAAGCGACGCTCGACCAGATTGCGATCACGCCGTGGGGCGGCTTCGCGATGAGCCCTTACACGGTGGTCTCGCTCAACGGCATCGGCCAGGAGCGCTGGGCCATCCAGCCGATCGAGTTCCTGCGCCAGGCCTTGCGTCTGCAACCGATGCCGTCGCCCAGCGTGACGACAGAAAACGGCCGGCGTCTGTTCATGTCGCACGTGGACGGCGACGGCTTCGCGTCGCGCGCGGAATTTCCCGGCGCCGACTATTCGGGCGAAGCGCTGTTCCAGCAGATCTTCACGCGCTACAAGGTGCCGATGACGCTGTCGGTGATCGAAGGCGAAGTGGGGCCGAAGGGCCTGTATCCGCAGATCTCGCCGCGACTCGAAGAGATCGCGCGCAAGATGTTCGCGCTGCCGTATGTGGCGATCGGCACGCACACGTATTCGCATCCGTTCGAATGGGAGAACGTCGATGCGAAGACGGGCGAGCGCATCGATCGCGGCGGTGGCGATACCGCGTTCTCGCTGAACATCCCGAACTACACGTTCAATATCGACCGCGAAGTCACGGGCTCGATCGACTACATCAACTCGCGTCTCGCGCCCCCGGGCAAGAAGACGACGATCCTGCAATGGCCCGGCAACTGTGAGCCGCCCGCGATCGTCGTGCGCAAGGTCTATGCAGCAGGCGTCGATAACGTGAACGGCGGCGACACCGTCATCACGAAGAGCGCGAACAGCTGGACCAATATCGCGCCCATCGGCGTGCTGAAAGGGCCGGGCGCGTACCAGGTGTATGCGCCGAACCAGGACGAGAACGTCTACACGAACGACTGGCTCGGCCCGTTCTACGGCTTCACGCGCGTGCTCGAAACCTTCGACATGACGGACAAGCCGCTGCGCTTCAAACCGATCGATATCTACTACCACATGTACAGCGGCACGAAGGTCGCGTCGCTGCGCGCGCTCGACCAGATTTTCTCGGCCGTGCTCAAGCAGCCGGTGCTGCCCGTGCATATGACGGACTACGCGCACAAGGTGCTCGACTGGCGCTCGTTCGCCGTCGCGCGCACGGTGCAAAGCGAGGCGTCGAATGCGAGGTCGAGCGACTGGATCGTGCGCGGCAACGGCGAAGTGCGCGAATTGCACTGGCCGCTGACGACGTCGCCCGATCTGCGCGCGTCGCGCGGCGTGACGGGCTACGCGGCGGGACCGGACGGCACGTACATCCATATCACCGATGGCGCGGCGCGCGTCTCATTCGATGCGGCCGGCGCGCTGCCGAAAGCGGATGCGCTGCCGTACATCGCCGAAGCGAACGGCTTCGTGCGCGATTTCAAACGCGACGGCAAGAACCTCTCGTTCGAGTTCGGCAGCTACTACCAGCCGTTCGTGAAGCTCGCGAATGCACAAAGCTGCACCGCGAGCGTCGCGGGCCGCGCGGTGCCGCTGCAACGCGACGGCGCCTACGCACGCTTCGACACGCCCGCGCTCAATGCCCTCGAAGTCCACTATCAGCCCGTCGAGATCCGCTGTGAACGATAA
- a CDS encoding AraC family transcriptional regulator, with protein MNDQRYWCDPQLPFVESRRASHSRACYVPHTHDTLSIGAVDSGHSNYACGDDRARLGPGSLVLIPAMRVHSCNPDTESEWSYQMLHLDVAWASAVLRESGSADADAVLARPSINESREAYLRYCALNRLLFSNADSAAKEAALILFVGERSWLGEARDVPPIQPIAAERLARITELLHDAYGERLPIAELAQMADMSRYAFIRAFRAATGMSPHAYQLDLRINAARRLLRHGRALTAIAHELGFADQAHFQRAFKERVAMTPGAYRRAAVS; from the coding sequence ATGAACGATCAACGTTACTGGTGCGACCCACAGCTGCCGTTCGTCGAAAGCCGGCGGGCTTCTCATTCGCGCGCGTGCTACGTGCCGCATACGCACGACACGCTGTCTATCGGCGCCGTCGACAGCGGGCATAGCAACTACGCGTGCGGCGACGACCGCGCGCGTCTGGGTCCAGGCAGTCTCGTGCTGATTCCGGCGATGCGGGTCCACTCGTGCAATCCGGACACGGAAAGCGAGTGGAGCTATCAGATGCTTCATCTCGACGTCGCATGGGCGAGCGCGGTGCTGCGCGAAAGCGGCAGCGCGGACGCCGATGCCGTGCTCGCGCGTCCGTCGATCAACGAGAGCCGCGAAGCGTACCTGCGTTACTGCGCGCTCAACCGGCTGTTGTTCTCGAACGCGGATAGCGCCGCCAAGGAAGCGGCACTGATCCTGTTCGTCGGCGAACGGTCGTGGCTCGGCGAGGCACGCGATGTGCCGCCCATACAGCCTATCGCCGCCGAGCGCCTCGCGCGCATCACCGAACTTCTGCATGACGCGTATGGCGAGCGCCTGCCCATTGCCGAGCTCGCGCAGATGGCAGACATGAGCCGCTACGCGTTCATTCGCGCGTTCCGCGCCGCGACGGGCATGTCGCCCCATGCGTATCAGCTCGATCTGCGCATCAACGCGGCGCGGCGCCTGTTACGCCATGGGCGCGCGCTCACGGCCATCGCGCATGAACTCGGTTTCGCGGACCAGGCGCATTTCCAGCGCGCCTTCAAGGAGCGCGTCGCGATGACGCCGGGTGCTTACCGTCGCGCAGCCGTCTCATAA
- a CDS encoding LysE family translocator, whose amino-acid sequence MGLSLQQFVMVAGAHLLALLSPGPDFFLVARSALLRGWRKTGAVCFGIACANGVFIALAVGGFAALHRHGLAFALVQAAGCAYLFYLGVLMLRHARAASIEAHVQDGSPATQTGAWHTRFAMGFASAILNPKNALFYASLFALLAARDAPFGAQIVYGVWMFAAVFGWDLLVAMGIGHPSVVARFTRHSATIERTTGAVLLAIGASVLTMLAREWL is encoded by the coding sequence ATGGGTCTTTCTCTTCAGCAATTCGTGATGGTCGCGGGCGCGCATCTGCTTGCGCTGCTTAGCCCCGGCCCGGACTTTTTCCTGGTCGCGCGCAGCGCGCTGCTGCGCGGCTGGCGCAAAACGGGCGCCGTGTGCTTCGGTATCGCCTGCGCAAACGGCGTGTTCATCGCGCTCGCGGTCGGCGGCTTTGCGGCGCTGCATCGGCATGGCCTCGCGTTCGCGCTCGTGCAGGCGGCGGGCTGCGCGTATCTGTTCTATCTCGGCGTATTGATGCTGCGGCACGCAAGAGCGGCATCGATCGAGGCGCACGTGCAGGACGGCTCGCCTGCGACGCAGACAGGCGCGTGGCATACGCGTTTCGCGATGGGTTTCGCGTCCGCGATTCTCAATCCGAAGAACGCGCTCTTTTACGCAAGCCTGTTCGCCTTGCTCGCGGCCCGCGACGCGCCGTTCGGCGCGCAAATTGTGTACGGCGTATGGATGTTCGCCGCCGTGTTCGGCTGGGATCTGCTCGTGGCGATGGGCATCGGGCATCCGTCCGTGGTCGCGCGCTTCACGCGGCATAGCGCCACGATCGAACGCACCACGGGTGCCGTGCTGCTCGCGATCGGAGCGAGCGTGCTGACGATGCTCGCTCGCGAATGGCTATGA
- a CDS encoding penicillin-binding protein activator LpoB: protein MSNINGWTRLIKWVAAAAASALVLGACGSIRQAGSPAIESKDSVAVVTMANFTETPAAGSSAAAIAANALRQNGFADVRMAPVDASANAMFDTAQRDIGEKKLAWAREQRVKYVLTGAVEEWRYKVGVDGEPVAGVTFELIDVASGQVVWSATGSRSGWTRSSLSSVASSLIGSLLSPLRTRG from the coding sequence ATGAGCAACATCAACGGCTGGACACGTTTGATCAAGTGGGTGGCGGCAGCGGCCGCATCGGCGCTGGTGCTGGGCGCGTGCGGTTCGATTCGCCAGGCGGGTTCGCCCGCAATCGAATCGAAGGACTCCGTCGCCGTGGTGACGATGGCGAACTTCACGGAAACGCCGGCAGCGGGCAGCAGCGCCGCCGCAATTGCGGCGAATGCCTTGCGTCAGAACGGTTTTGCGGATGTGCGCATGGCGCCCGTCGATGCGTCGGCGAACGCGATGTTCGACACCGCGCAGCGCGATATCGGCGAGAAGAAGCTCGCATGGGCCCGTGAGCAGCGCGTGAAGTACGTGCTGACGGGCGCCGTGGAAGAGTGGCGCTACAAGGTCGGCGTGGACGGCGAGCCCGTCGCGGGCGTGACGTTCGAACTGATCGACGTGGCGTCGGGTCAGGTGGTGTGGAGCGCGACGGGTTCGAGGAGCGGCTGGACGCGTTCGAGCCTGTCGAGCGTCGCTTCGTCGCTGATCGGCAGCCTGCTGTCGCCGCTGCGCACGCGCGGCTGA